Proteins co-encoded in one Spirosoma endbachense genomic window:
- the nuoF gene encoding NADH-quinone oxidoreductase subunit NuoF: MATKILTEHINVPGIETFDVYRKQGGYTAVEKALKTMTPEAIVEEVKKAGVRGRGGAGFPMGMKWSFLAKPEGVPRYLVCNADESEPGTFKDHYLMKNLPHLLIEGMIVSSFALGANKSFIYVRGELMYVIRILEKAIAEAKAKGFLGKNILGTGYDLELVVQPGGGAYICGEETALLESLEGKRGNPRNKPPFPAVKGLYQCPTVVNNVESIATASWIVNNGGDAYAAIGIGRSTGTKLISASGHINKPGVYEIELGVPVEDFIYADEWCGGIRPGHKFKALVAGGSSVPILPANLALTLANGDKRLMTYESLSDGGFATGTMLGSGGFIVFDETSCIVRNTWNFSRFYHHESCGQCSPCREGTGWMEKVLHRIEYGHGHQQDIDLLVDVAKKIEGNTICPLGDAAAWPVASAIRHFRDEFQWHIDNPSEATQPGAVYRGDMALV, encoded by the coding sequence ATGGCTACCAAAATACTGACCGAACATATTAACGTTCCCGGCATCGAAACCTTCGATGTATACCGGAAACAGGGCGGCTATACGGCCGTTGAGAAAGCGCTTAAAACAATGACACCCGAGGCCATTGTTGAAGAAGTGAAAAAAGCGGGCGTTCGGGGGCGTGGTGGCGCTGGTTTCCCGATGGGTATGAAATGGAGCTTTCTGGCTAAGCCGGAGGGCGTTCCGCGTTATCTTGTCTGCAACGCCGACGAATCGGAGCCCGGAACGTTCAAAGACCATTACCTGATGAAAAACCTTCCTCACCTGTTGATTGAGGGAATGATTGTTTCATCATTTGCACTGGGAGCCAATAAGTCGTTCATCTATGTTCGGGGTGAACTGATGTACGTTATTCGCATTCTCGAAAAAGCCATCGCCGAAGCAAAAGCAAAAGGCTTTCTGGGTAAAAATATTTTAGGTACAGGCTATGACCTCGAACTGGTCGTACAACCGGGTGGTGGAGCCTACATTTGTGGCGAAGAAACAGCCCTGCTCGAATCGCTCGAAGGCAAACGGGGTAATCCACGGAATAAACCACCATTTCCGGCGGTCAAGGGTTTATATCAATGCCCAACTGTAGTCAATAACGTAGAATCGATTGCAACCGCGTCGTGGATTGTCAATAACGGTGGTGATGCTTATGCCGCCATTGGTATTGGCAGAAGTACGGGCACAAAATTGATTTCGGCATCGGGGCACATCAATAAGCCGGGTGTTTACGAAATTGAATTGGGCGTTCCGGTCGAAGATTTTATTTATGCTGATGAATGGTGTGGTGGCATTCGGCCAGGCCATAAATTCAAAGCACTGGTTGCCGGAGGCTCTTCTGTTCCTATTTTACCCGCCAATCTGGCTCTGACGCTCGCCAATGGCGATAAGCGCCTGATGACTTATGAGTCGCTGTCGGATGGCGGATTTGCAACGGGTACAATGCTGGGTTCCGGCGGTTTTATTGTCTTCGACGAAACGTCCTGCATTGTTCGTAATACCTGGAACTTCTCCCGCTTCTATCACCATGAGTCCTGCGGCCAGTGCAGTCCCTGCCGCGAGGGTACTGGCTGGATGGAAAAAGTTTTACATCGGATTGAATATGGTCACGGTCATCAGCAGGATATTGACCTGCTGGTCGATGTAGCCAAGAAAATAGAAGGGAATACCATTTGCCCGCTTGGGGATGCGGCCGCCTGGCCTGTTGCCAGCGCAATCCGGCATTTCCGTGATGAATTCCAATGGCATATTGACAATCCTTCAGAAGCAACTCAGCCCGGCGCTGTTTATCGGGGCGATATGGCTCTGGTATAA
- a CDS encoding 2Fe-2S iron-sulfur cluster-binding protein — translation MEDVKPQLLKVTIDGIEVEVEPGTTILQAARKIGPDVAPPAMCYYQPLKGSGGKCRACLVRVAAGSAKDPRPMPKLVASCLTAVQDGMVVENTTNPQVIDARNGIVEFLLLNHPLDCPVCDQAGECDLQNFAFDHGKVTTRYEEDRRTFEKHDIGPFIQLHMTRCILCYRCVYTADQITEKRVHGVLGRGDASEIGTYIEKAIDNDFSGNVIDVCPVGALTDKTYRFKNRVWFSKPVDAHRDCPTCSGKVTLWYRGEEVIRVTARKNEWNEVTEFICNTCRFETKKTSDWTIEGPTKISRSSVISANKYRADAIKPGFGQRLAAAEYKPIHDERDTSQLTIQQLPPERFAKLPSAMEPEP, via the coding sequence ATGGAAGACGTAAAGCCGCAACTGTTGAAAGTCACTATCGACGGAATCGAAGTCGAGGTGGAACCGGGAACGACCATTTTGCAGGCCGCCCGCAAGATCGGCCCGGATGTGGCTCCTCCTGCCATGTGCTACTATCAGCCATTGAAAGGTAGTGGCGGTAAATGCCGGGCTTGTCTGGTTCGGGTGGCAGCGGGTTCTGCTAAAGATCCACGGCCCATGCCTAAACTAGTGGCGTCGTGTCTGACGGCTGTGCAGGACGGTATGGTTGTTGAAAATACCACGAATCCACAGGTAATTGATGCGCGGAACGGTATCGTTGAGTTTTTGCTCCTGAACCACCCACTCGACTGCCCAGTATGTGATCAGGCAGGCGAATGTGACCTCCAGAACTTTGCCTTCGATCATGGCAAGGTTACGACACGCTACGAAGAGGATCGCCGGACGTTCGAGAAACACGACATTGGCCCCTTCATACAGCTTCACATGACGCGTTGCATTCTGTGCTACCGTTGTGTTTACACCGCCGACCAGATTACCGAAAAACGGGTTCATGGTGTATTAGGGCGTGGCGACGCTTCTGAAATTGGAACGTACATCGAGAAAGCCATTGACAATGATTTCTCGGGTAATGTTATCGATGTTTGCCCGGTTGGTGCCCTGACGGATAAAACGTACCGGTTCAAGAATCGCGTATGGTTCTCGAAACCTGTCGATGCTCACCGCGACTGCCCAACGTGCTCAGGGAAAGTAACGCTCTGGTATCGGGGTGAAGAGGTGATTCGGGTAACGGCTCGCAAAAACGAGTGGAACGAGGTAACGGAGTTCATCTGCAATACCTGCCGCTTCGAAACCAAAAAAACCAGCGACTGGACAATTGAAGGGCCGACAAAAATCTCGCGCAGTTCTGTGATTTCGGCCAATAAATACCGGGCTGATGCCATAAAGCCAGGCTTCGGTCAACGGCTCGCAGCGGCAGAGTACAAGCCCATTCATGATGAACGCGATACGTCGCAATTGACAATTCAACAATTACCACCCGAGCGTTTTGCGAAGTTGCCATCGGCAATGGAACCTGAACCTTGA